One Cryomorphaceae bacterium genomic window, CTACATAACCACCTACAAGCTGCGGGATAAGCTCTACCTCTGGAATGATTTTCACTTAGTGCCGGGCGGGTTTTTTGTAACAAGGCACGGCTTGAGTTACCGCCCCAATAAGCGATTTAACCTTACAGGAGGTTACGCGTGGGTGGCCACGTCCACAGCCTTCACCAACCGGCTTCAGCGGCAGGAGCACCGCCCCTGGGGGCAAATTGAGTACAATACACCCATTGCCCTGAGAAGCAGCCTGCGGGCCCGTATTCGCTACGACGCACGTATCCGGAATCGCATTGCAGGCAACGAAGTGCTCGACGACTACATGTTTTACAGCCGATTACGACTGATGACCAGTTATCGCTTTGTGGTGAAAAAGTTCTCAGAAACCACGCGCGCGCATTTGAACGTGATGA contains:
- a CDS encoding DUF2490 domain-containing protein, whose amino-acid sequence is YITTYKLRDKLYLWNDFHLVPGGFFVTRHGLSYRPNKRFNLTGGYAWVATSTAFTNRLQRQEHRPWGQIEYNTPIALRSSLRARIRYDARIRNRIAGNEVLDDYMFYSRLRLMTSYRFVVKKFSETTRAHLNVMNEFLVNAGHEVGGWNMDQNRVYLLGGFDVANLTILLGYHNRIIPAQAGGGTMKHGFTLWLVQTFGEKPRQPEKLITPEEVPQLY